The Halopseudomonas sabulinigri genome window below encodes:
- the acpP gene encoding acyl carrier protein, whose protein sequence is MSTIEERVKKIVAEQLGVKEEEVTNSASFVEDLGADSLDTVELVMALEEEFETEIPDEEAEKITTVQEAINYVNSNQK, encoded by the coding sequence ATGAGTACCATCGAAGAACGCGTCAAGAAAATCGTTGCCGAACAGCTCGGCGTCAAAGAAGAAGAAGTGACCAACAGCGCTTCTTTTGTTGAAGATCTTGGCGCTGACTCCCTGGACACCGTGGAGCTGGTAATGGCGCTCGAAGAAGAATTCGAGACCGAGATTCCGGATGAAGAAGCCGAGAAGATCACTACCGTCCAGGAAGCAATCAACTACGTGAATTCAAACCAGAAGTAA
- the fabG gene encoding 3-oxoacyl-ACP reductase FabG, which translates to MTLAGKVALVTGASRGIGQAIAHTLAAQGAIVVGTATSDQGAQAIADKLAEAGYQGTGMKLDVRDPESVAAVLGSITDTYGAPAILVNNAGITADNLLMRMKDNEWDDVLNTNLGSVYRLSKAVLRGMTKGRWGRIINISSVVGGMGNAGQSNYAAAKAGMEGFTRALAREVGSRAITVNAVAPGFIDTDMTRALNDSQRDVMLEQIPLGRLGQADEIAAAVGFLASESAGYITGATLPVNGGMYMS; encoded by the coding sequence ATGACTCTTGCAGGAAAAGTAGCGCTGGTGACCGGCGCGAGCCGCGGTATCGGCCAGGCTATCGCCCATACACTGGCTGCGCAGGGTGCCATCGTTGTGGGTACTGCGACCAGTGACCAGGGTGCGCAGGCGATTGCCGACAAGCTGGCTGAGGCCGGTTATCAGGGCACCGGAATGAAGTTGGATGTGCGTGATCCCGAGTCAGTTGCCGCGGTCTTGGGCAGTATTACCGATACCTACGGTGCTCCGGCGATTCTGGTGAACAATGCGGGTATTACCGCCGATAACCTGCTCATGCGCATGAAAGACAATGAGTGGGACGATGTACTGAATACCAACCTAGGCTCGGTTTACCGCCTGTCCAAGGCGGTGCTGCGAGGTATGACCAAGGGCCGTTGGGGGCGTATCATCAACATCAGTTCGGTGGTGGGCGGCATGGGTAACGCCGGCCAGTCCAACTATGCTGCGGCCAAGGCCGGCATGGAAGGTTTTACTCGCGCATTGGCGCGCGAAGTGGGCTCGCGTGCTATTACTGTGAACGCGGTTGCACCGGGTTTTATTGACACAGACATGACGCGTGCGCTTAATGACAGCCAGCGTGACGTGATGCTGGAGCAGATTCCGCTTGGCCGTTTGGGGCAGGCAGATGAAATTGCAGCCGCAGTAGGATTTCTTGCCAGTGAGTCGGCAGGCTACATTACCGGTGCAACGTTGCCGGTAAATGGCGGCATGTACATGAGCTGA
- the fabD gene encoding ACP S-malonyltransferase: MTNSLGFVFPGQGSQAVGMLGELAEQHAVIKDTFGEASEALGYDLWALTQNGPEADLNRTDRTQPAILTASVALWRLWCQTSAVRPGFVAGHSLGEYSALVAAEVLSFADAVRLVERRGQLMQQAVPAGQGAMAAILGLEDDQIIELCAAASQGEVVSAVNFNAPGQVVIAGQAAAVERAIDACKAAGAKRAIALPVSVPSHCALMQPAAEQLSADFAAIDWQVPAITLVQNVSARPAADVADLRQLLVEQLYSPVRWVETVVYMAEQGVTDLVECGPGKVLGGLNKRCAKAVANHSLDSVSGFAAFSERFA, translated from the coding sequence ATGACTAATTCCCTTGGCTTCGTATTCCCCGGTCAGGGCTCGCAAGCCGTTGGCATGCTGGGTGAGCTGGCTGAGCAGCACGCGGTGATCAAGGATACCTTCGGTGAAGCGTCAGAGGCGCTCGGTTATGACCTGTGGGCATTGACCCAGAATGGCCCGGAGGCGGACCTGAATCGCACTGATCGAACGCAGCCAGCCATTCTGACTGCCTCCGTCGCGTTGTGGCGCCTGTGGTGCCAAACCAGTGCCGTGCGTCCCGGTTTTGTAGCAGGTCACAGTCTGGGTGAGTATTCGGCGCTGGTCGCGGCCGAGGTGTTGAGCTTCGCCGATGCGGTGCGCTTGGTCGAGCGCCGTGGCCAGCTGATGCAGCAGGCCGTGCCTGCAGGGCAGGGCGCCATGGCGGCGATACTGGGGCTGGAGGATGACCAGATTATCGAGCTGTGCGCCGCTGCTTCTCAAGGTGAGGTGGTCAGCGCGGTAAACTTCAACGCCCCGGGGCAGGTGGTTATTGCCGGTCAGGCTGCTGCTGTGGAGCGCGCCATTGATGCCTGCAAGGCGGCGGGTGCCAAGCGGGCGATTGCCTTGCCGGTAAGCGTGCCTTCACACTGCGCGTTGATGCAGCCTGCAGCAGAGCAGCTTTCCGCTGATTTCGCCGCCATTGATTGGCAGGTGCCGGCCATTACGCTGGTGCAGAACGTCAGTGCGCGTCCGGCAGCCGATGTTGCCGATCTGCGGCAGTTGCTAGTCGAGCAACTTTACAGTCCGGTTCGCTGGGTTGAGACGGTGGTTTACATGGCTGAGCAGGGTGTTACTGACCTGGTCGAGTGCGGTCCGGGCAAGGTTCTGGGTGGTCTTAACAAGCGCTGTGCCAAGGCCGTTGCCAATCACAGTCTGGACAGTGTTTCTGGTTTTGCCGCGTTCAGCGAACGCTTTGCATAA
- the plsX gene encoding phosphate acyltransferase PlsX — MGGDFGPRCIIPAALRSLALYPSLHLILVGSADAIKPLLAAARYPADRITLLPASEQILADDPPARVLRGKPDASMRVALELVRDGRADGCLSAGNTGALMVLARSVVGMLEGVQRPAIMAALPVAGHDCHVLDLGANVDCSAEHLLEFALMGSAAVTQLTGNSSPRVGLLNIGHEVNKGTREVRAAAALLAASERLNYVGHVEGDGLFRGEADVVVCDGFVGNVLLKASEGVASYLQSEMRDALQASRLLRWMSPWVRRSLKPMRQRNDPDRHNGASLLGLRSVVIKSHGGAGEEALLAAIGKAVKACEANLPARIADQLRAAR, encoded by the coding sequence ATGGGCGGGGACTTCGGTCCCCGTTGCATTATCCCCGCTGCGCTTCGCAGCCTCGCGCTATACCCCTCCCTGCATTTGATTCTGGTTGGCTCTGCGGATGCTATCAAGCCGCTGCTTGCCGCTGCCCGTTATCCCGCTGATCGAATTACTCTGCTCCCTGCCAGCGAGCAAATTCTGGCCGATGATCCGCCTGCTCGCGTGTTGCGCGGCAAACCGGATGCTTCTATGCGAGTAGCCTTGGAGTTGGTACGTGATGGGCGCGCTGATGGTTGTCTGAGTGCAGGCAACACCGGCGCGCTTATGGTACTGGCGCGATCCGTTGTTGGCATGCTCGAAGGTGTACAGCGGCCAGCCATAATGGCGGCGCTGCCGGTCGCCGGACATGATTGCCATGTGCTGGATCTGGGGGCGAACGTTGATTGCTCGGCCGAGCACTTACTTGAATTTGCTCTTATGGGTTCGGCTGCGGTTACGCAGTTGACCGGCAACTCCAGCCCTCGCGTCGGTTTGCTGAATATCGGTCACGAGGTGAACAAGGGCACGCGCGAGGTGCGCGCGGCGGCGGCCTTGCTGGCTGCCAGTGAGCGCCTCAATTACGTCGGCCATGTTGAGGGCGATGGGCTGTTTCGCGGTGAAGCCGATGTGGTGGTGTGTGACGGCTTTGTTGGTAATGTGCTGCTCAAGGCGAGCGAGGGTGTTGCCAGCTATCTGCAGTCGGAAATGCGTGATGCCCTGCAGGCCAGTCGCTTGCTGCGCTGGATGTCGCCCTGGGTTCGGCGTTCGCTCAAGCCCATGCGGCAGCGCAACGACCCTGATCGCCACAATGGTGCCAGTCTGCTGGGCTTGCGTTCGGTGGTGATCAAAAGTCATGGTGGTGCCGGCGAAGAGGCTTTGCTGGCGGCTATCGGCAAGGCGGTGAAGGCTTGTGAGGCCAATCTTCCGGCGCGAATTGCCGATCAGCTGAGGGCGGCGCGATGA
- the rpmF gene encoding 50S ribosomal protein L32: MAVQQNKKSRSARGMRRSHDALSSAALSVDKTTGETHLRHHVSPDGFYRGRQVVNKDNDE; the protein is encoded by the coding sequence ATGGCTGTTCAGCAGAACAAAAAGTCCCGTTCCGCACGCGGCATGCGTCGTTCACACGATGCGTTGTCCTCCGCTGCCTTGTCAGTAGACAAGACCACTGGCGAAACTCATCTTCGTCACCACGTTTCTCCTGACGGTTTCTACCGTGGTCGTCAGGTTGTAAACAAGGACAACGACGAATAA
- a CDS encoding YceD family protein, giving the protein MQRLAAVLAAPADDVQVELHFARDEQGIGTMHGHYQTNAPLICQRCLEQVIVPLDSECDVGFVESDEAAKQLPRLYEPVIVGEEPLDLISLIEDELLLALPAVPMHPQETCQHPPGYRPETAELEEKSEKPNPFSVLAKLKRDT; this is encoded by the coding sequence ATGCAGCGTTTGGCGGCGGTGTTGGCGGCTCCCGCAGATGATGTGCAGGTTGAACTGCATTTTGCCCGCGACGAGCAGGGGATCGGCACCATGCATGGTCACTATCAGACCAATGCGCCGCTGATCTGCCAGCGTTGCCTCGAGCAGGTTATTGTGCCGCTCGACAGCGAGTGTGATGTAGGTTTTGTCGAAAGTGATGAGGCTGCCAAACAGCTGCCCCGTCTTTATGAACCGGTTATTGTGGGTGAAGAACCGCTCGATCTGATTTCTCTGATCGAAGACGAACTGCTTCTGGCCTTGCCTGCAGTTCCGATGCACCCGCAGGAAACATGTCAGCATCCGCCAGGGTATCGCCCTGAGACGGCGGAGCTGGAGGAAAAGTCTGAGAAGCCTAATCCTTTCAGCGTGCTGGCCAAGTTAAAACGCGATACCTGA
- a CDS encoding Maf family protein: MPALILASSSSYRKTLLQRLHLPFQCASPDIDETPSVNEPPEQLTQRLALQKAQSLQQAFPQHLIIGSDQVVLLDGQPVSKPGSHLEATRQLRASSGQTLTFSTALCLLNSASGNYQLIVEPYRVTFRQLDDAQIERYLSREKPYDCAGSFKSEGFGISLVHSMQGDDPNSLIGLPLIKLCDMLAKEGIYLP; encoded by the coding sequence ATGCCGGCACTGATCCTGGCGTCCAGCTCCAGCTACCGCAAAACCCTGCTGCAGCGGCTGCACCTGCCATTCCAATGCGCCTCACCGGACATTGATGAAACACCCTCTGTCAACGAGCCACCAGAGCAGCTGACGCAGCGCCTCGCCCTGCAAAAGGCACAAAGCCTGCAGCAGGCCTTCCCCCAGCATCTGATAATCGGCTCGGATCAGGTGGTATTACTGGACGGCCAGCCGGTGAGCAAACCCGGCAGCCATCTCGAAGCCACCCGCCAGCTCAGAGCAAGCAGCGGTCAGACCCTGACCTTCTCGACGGCGCTCTGCCTATTGAACAGCGCCAGCGGCAACTACCAACTCATCGTGGAACCCTACCGCGTCACCTTTCGACAACTGGATGACGCGCAGATCGAGCGCTACCTCAGCCGCGAAAAACCCTACGACTGCGCCGGCAGCTTCAAGTCTGAAGGTTTTGGTATCAGCCTGGTGCACAGCATGCAGGGTGACGACCCCAATAGCCTGATCGGCCTGCCGCTGATCAAGCTATGCGACATGCTCGCCAAGGAAGGTATTTACCTACCCTGA
- a CDS encoding S49 family peptidase, producing the protein MVSREERAQATEDKKAWQLLEKTLLASLQEQKRSRRWGIFFKTLTFVYLFGAIMLFSPLAQMESSSVGGPHTAVIELRGMIADQEEASADNLVGALRDAFEDANTKGVVLRINSPGGSPVQSGYVYDEIKRLRALHPDIKLYAVITDLGASGAYYIAAAADEIYADKASLVGSIGVTAAGFGFVGTMDKLGVERRTYTAGEHKAFLDPFQPEKPEEREFWQGVLNTTHQQFISQVKAGRGDRLKETPDMFSGLIWSGEQALELGLIDGLSSTSAVARDVIGADELVDFTHQESPFKRFTRQLGASMGSALATELGFSGPALR; encoded by the coding sequence ATGGTTTCCAGGGAGGAGCGCGCGCAAGCGACCGAGGATAAGAAGGCCTGGCAGTTGCTGGAAAAGACCCTGCTGGCATCGCTACAGGAGCAAAAGCGTTCGCGGCGCTGGGGTATCTTTTTCAAAACCCTGACCTTTGTTTATCTGTTTGGCGCCATCATGCTGTTTTCGCCGCTGGCACAGATGGAGTCGAGCAGTGTCGGCGGGCCGCACACGGCGGTGATTGAATTGCGCGGCATGATTGCAGACCAGGAAGAGGCCAGCGCGGATAATCTGGTGGGTGCGCTTCGCGACGCCTTCGAAGACGCCAATACCAAGGGTGTAGTGTTGCGGATCAATAGCCCGGGCGGCAGCCCTGTGCAATCAGGCTATGTTTATGACGAGATAAAACGGCTGCGCGCGCTGCACCCGGATATCAAGCTGTACGCGGTCATTACCGATCTGGGCGCTTCTGGTGCCTACTATATCGCGGCGGCGGCGGATGAGATTTATGCCGACAAGGCCAGCCTGGTAGGCTCTATCGGCGTGACAGCTGCCGGTTTCGGGTTTGTCGGCACTATGGATAAGCTGGGCGTCGAGCGTCGCACTTACACTGCCGGTGAGCACAAGGCCTTTCTCGATCCATTCCAGCCGGAAAAGCCGGAAGAGCGTGAGTTCTGGCAGGGCGTGCTGAATACCACCCATCAGCAGTTCATCAGTCAAGTTAAAGCGGGGCGGGGTGATCGCCTGAAAGAAACGCCAGATATGTTCAGTGGTTTGATCTGGTCAGGTGAGCAGGCGCTGGAGCTCGGGCTGATTGACGGCTTGTCGAGCACTTCTGCGGTGGCGCGGGACGTTATTGGTGCCGATGAGTTGGTGGATTTCACGCATCAGGAGTCGCCATTCAAGCGCTTTACCCGTCAACTGGGTGCCAGCATGGGGTCTGCGTTGGCGACCGAGCTAGGTTTCTCCGGGCCGGCTTTGCGCTGA
- a CDS encoding HAD-IA family hydrolase, with the protein MREFDTLIFDWDGTLSDSVGHIVSAMRAAAQDADMPVPTSTAVRGIIGLGLPEAVAALYPHESDARRLAVVVDSYRQQYRAQEAQPVLLFPGVREALDAWRAEGYRLAVATGKGRGGLERMLRSHDLLDYFDATRCADETASKPHPRMLREILQQLDGAPSRALMVGDSSFDLDMATQAGMGSIGVTYGAQSREQLLRCKPLHLIDEFVELAGWLKAPRPSNQKMAMGEA; encoded by the coding sequence ATGCGTGAGTTTGATACGCTGATTTTTGACTGGGACGGCACGCTTTCAGATTCGGTTGGTCATATCGTTTCCGCCATGCGCGCTGCGGCGCAGGATGCTGACATGCCCGTGCCAACGTCCACTGCTGTGCGCGGAATAATAGGCCTTGGTTTGCCCGAGGCGGTTGCGGCCTTGTATCCGCATGAAAGTGACGCGCGGCGGCTTGCCGTGGTGGTTGATAGTTATCGCCAACAGTACCGCGCGCAGGAGGCGCAGCCAGTACTGCTGTTCCCAGGCGTGCGGGAGGCACTGGACGCTTGGCGCGCTGAGGGTTACCGGTTGGCCGTGGCGACGGGTAAAGGGCGTGGTGGGCTGGAGCGGATGCTGCGCAGTCACGACCTGCTCGATTATTTCGATGCCACGCGTTGTGCAGATGAAACGGCGAGCAAGCCTCATCCAAGAATGCTGCGAGAGATTCTCCAGCAACTCGATGGCGCGCCGTCGCGTGCACTCATGGTCGGGGATAGCTCCTTTGATCTGGACATGGCGACACAGGCTGGCATGGGCAGTATTGGCGTCACTTACGGTGCGCAGTCGCGTGAGCAGTTGCTGCGCTGTAAGCCGCTGCACCTGATTGATGAATTTGTCGAGTTGGCGGGCTGGTTGAAAGCGCCCCGTCCAAGCAATCAAAAAATGGCGATGGGGGAAGCTTGA
- the rluC gene encoding 23S rRNA pseudouridine(955/2504/2580) synthase RluC produces MKNSPSELPVQVQFDQIDADQAGQRIDNYLITRLKGAPKTLVYRILRKGEVRVNKGRVKPDYRLQAGDVLRIPPVRLPAPNEPALVGQGILNALEAGILYEDKGLIVVNKPAGLAVHGGSGLNFGVIEAMRQLRPDCPQMELVHRLDRDTSGCLMIAKKRSVLRHLHAALRGDGVTKCYEALVRGRWPASTKRVHAPLQKNNLRSGERMVEVDPEGKECLTEFRVLERFGDQATLVEARPITGRTHQIRVHAKHAGHPIAGDPKYGDDDFSREVRELGGKRLFLHARSLRVVMADGQELKVEAQPGLVWDSTLGRLRNA; encoded by the coding sequence ATGAAAAACAGCCCCAGCGAACTTCCTGTCCAGGTCCAGTTTGATCAGATTGATGCTGATCAGGCTGGGCAGCGTATAGATAACTACCTCATTACCCGTCTCAAGGGTGCGCCCAAGACGCTGGTCTATCGCATTTTGCGCAAGGGCGAGGTGCGCGTGAACAAGGGTCGGGTCAAGCCGGACTATCGCCTGCAGGCCGGGGACGTTCTGCGTATTCCGCCGGTGCGTCTGCCGGCGCCCAACGAGCCCGCGCTGGTGGGGCAGGGGATTCTCAATGCGCTGGAGGCCGGCATCCTGTATGAAGACAAGGGCTTGATTGTGGTCAATAAGCCCGCCGGGCTGGCAGTGCATGGCGGTAGCGGGCTGAACTTTGGCGTCATCGAGGCGATGCGCCAATTGCGTCCCGATTGCCCGCAAATGGAATTGGTGCATCGGCTGGACCGTGATACCTCTGGCTGTCTGATGATTGCGAAAAAGCGCAGCGTTTTGCGCCATCTGCACGCAGCTCTGCGTGGCGACGGTGTGACCAAATGCTATGAAGCGCTGGTGCGCGGTCGCTGGCCGGCGTCCACCAAAAGGGTTCATGCGCCGCTACAGAAAAATAACCTGCGTTCCGGTGAGCGCATGGTGGAAGTGGATCCCGAAGGCAAGGAATGCCTCACCGAGTTTCGTGTGCTCGAGCGTTTTGGTGATCAGGCCACACTGGTTGAAGCGCGGCCCATCACCGGCCGCACTCATCAGATACGTGTGCATGCCAAGCACGCCGGCCACCCGATCGCCGGTGATCCCAAGTACGGTGACGATGACTTCTCCCGCGAAGTGCGCGAGCTGGGCGGCAAGCGGCTATTCCTGCATGCGCGTTCACTGCGGGTGGTGATGGCGGATGGTCAGGAGCTGAAAGTTGAGGCGCAACCTGGCCTCGTCTGGGACAGTACCTTGGGGCGGCTGCGCAATGCGTGA